The DNA sequence ATCCAGGAAGCCATGCCAGAAAAACAGTTGGAAGAGATGCTGAGCAAACCAATCAGAATCTTATGACATATAACTAACCccttgctatggtctgaatgtttgtgtccctgcaaaatttgtatgttgaaacccAACCCCCATGGTGATGGTACTAAGGCGGtgaagcctttgggaggtgatgaggtcatgaggactctgctctcatgaatgCAATTAGTTTCCATgtaaaagaggcctgagggagctTGTTTGTCTCTTCCACCATAAGGACACATAGAAAGTACCATCtataggccaggtacggtggctcatgcctgtaatcccaacactttgggaggccgaggcgggcggaccacctgaggtcgggagatcgagaccagcctgaccaacatggagaaaccccatctctactaaaaatacaaaattagccaggcatgggggcacatgctggtaatcccagctacttcggaggctgagacaggagaatcgcttgaacctaggaggcggaggttgtggtgagccgagatcgcaccattgcaccgcagcctgggcaataagagcaaaactctgtctcaaaaaaaaaaaaaaaaaaagtaccatctATGAGGGacaggctctcaccagacacaaaATCAGCATGTGCCTTGAACCTCTgtgtctctagaactgtgagcagtaaatttctgttgtttctgaatgaccagtctcaagtattttgttAGAGCCACCCAAATGTACTAAGACAGAAACCCCCTTCACCACTTCCCCCTGACGCCCTCCTCTCTTACCTCTGTATTACAGTGCTACTCCTGGAAAGGTTTCTGTTCTCACTGTCTCAACTTCCTAACCTCCTACTCATTTCTTAACCTACAAAATACTGTTAGGGCCAGGCCtggtgcctcatacctgtaatcccagcactttgggaggtggaggtaggtggatcacttgaggtcaggagttcaagaccagcctggccaatatggtgaaaccccatctctactgaaacacacacacacacacacacacacacacacatatatatgtgtgtgtgtgtgtgtgtgtgtgtgtttgtattattCCACCTCTGTTGAAACACCTCATATCATAGGACCTATCcaatctctcttttttccccttctattCTCCTTCCCCTCCTATTTAGTGTCTTCCAAGTTCTGCATTTAGCATCTCACTCTTCTAAGTCTGTATATTCTGATCCTATCTGCTTGTACAGCATTATCTACCATAGGGGTTAATCCCCCGTACCCTAATACCAGACATAACATCTTTCCCAAGAATAGACCCAGATCTCCAACTGCATCCTGAATGTGTCCACCTGAATATCACAAGCACCTCAAATGCAACACGTCCAATACTAAATTCATGGTCTTATTTGTCATTGTTTGAATCTGATATTCAAAATCTGTTCTTCCCCTCTGGACTATCTGTGTGTAACCTGCACAACTGCACCCATATGCTGAAGCTAGAGCCCTGGAAGtaaatttgattcttctcttcccttttctgttACTATATTCAAACTGTCTCAAAGGCCCATACCTTCAGTGTAAGGCTTTTACCTGAGTTCTGAGTTTAACAATTGCTCTTAGTGTAGAAAGACCTCAGACATGCACATTCTAGCACTTTATTGGAAATCAGTTGTGTACACCAATGAGATCACATCAAAGTCAAAGCAGCATTTTCACACAATAATATCCCGATATCTGTGCTATCTTCTTACATAATTTAATAAATCCCAAGATGCTCCTGATTTTGGTATTGAAGAGCTTGAGTGGTCCAGAAACAGCTCTACATAGATATAAATCATCACATCTAAAACAACCATCATTGTTTTAGTAGGTCCCAAAAGCCTGGGAACACCTCTTAAAATATAATTGCTGTAGGCTGGCTGCAGGGCTGGCACGAGGGAATGAAGGGGCACACGTGGAGCTAATTACAGCAGGAGCTGGGcagagggacacacacacacaaggggaTGGGGGCCAGAGATCCCGAAAGCTGGGCAGGGAACTCAGTCACTCTGCATGTTCCAACACTGCTTGAGTGTCAACACTAACAGGTGTGAGACCCCAGTGCAGAAAGAAGCCCATCACCCCAACTCCCTTGGCAGCGCCCAAAGATGGCACAGCCTTCCTTCAGATTACACAAGGGCAGAGATTCTGGAATAGAGGAGGTTCTGGAAAGCTCTACCCATCACCTTCCAAACTGAGAAAACATGAAGGAACATGAAGGAATGGCAccttaaagaaaataactttcagCCATAGTGCTGCTGGCCCCTTGGAATGGGGACAGGGTGCTCTTGGCTTGGTTTGACCTGAGGGGCACTGGCAAAGTCTGCTCTGCCCCCAATATCTCCCTCACCACCTTTAACGCCATCATCAGCAATCAGGTTCTCTGGTTCTTCAAAGCTTCTCAGCACTCAGCATAACACCTTTATATCTGTGGCAGTTTTACTGCTCACAAACAGCTTTCACATCCACTAAGGCAGGTGGTTCTCACACCCCTATGAGGTAGGAAGGGCAGGGATCACCATCCCCATTTGAAAGATAAGGAACCTGGAACTCAGAGAGTTAGGTCTCTTGAACAAATTCACACAGCTGGCTCATGGCAGAATCAAAACCAGAACTCAGGTCCATGCCCCAGAGTCCCTCCTGCTGCTTTTCTGAAGACAGGAAGAGTCTGGGGACAGGATGCCTGTCATCACCCCTCACCCAGCCCTCTTGGGAGGCTCTCAAACAGTCCCACTGAGGATTGGATGAGTCCGCATGCGATAGATGATGACTGCAGTGGCTGGGCACAGCAACAACGAGgtcatgatgacaatggtggcCAGGATGATGAGGACAATAACCCAGATATCCAGGATGTGCTTGGGAAGCACGACTTCCATGGGGACTTGGctaactgcatccatgttgcttcacTCTGCAACAGACAAGAAAGGAAGATCACTGTTGTGtactctctccctgcctccctggttAGAAGGAAACCCTCAGGAGTCTGAAGCCTGGGTCACTTACCAGATATGTAAACTTTAAAGTTTCCTGATTAGTAATTACAATGGCTTCATTTACTGAGGGCTTCCTATTGCCAGACCTGTGCTAGACACTTTATGTCTATTAACACATTCAGTCCTTACTTGAACCACTGATCCTATAAGGCAGGGACTAtaattgttgttttctgtttcttggccTTTACCTTCCattacacccattttacagatgaggactcTAAAGTCTTAAAAGACAAGATATCATTAATTTGACCAAGAACGTGAACCCAGATGGGTGGGACTCCAAAGCCTTCCTGCTTAACTATTAAGCTACCATACTATCAGTctgttctctcatctgtaaaatgagagatgCATTGTTTTTGGTCCTATACCCCTTCTCCCATTCTCCCCTTTCTGGGGAGAACCTACCTATTCTGTGTGGTTTAGTTGGGACACTGATCTGAGCACAGGGATGCGTATGTGACCCAGAGTTGACCGTTATAAATCTCCATAACCACAAA is a window from the Rhinopithecus roxellana isolate Shanxi Qingling chromosome 3, ASM756505v1, whole genome shotgun sequence genome containing:
- the SMIM3 gene encoding small integral membrane protein 3 translates to MDAVSQVPMEVVLPKHILDIWVIVLIILATIVIMTSLLLCPATAVIIYRMRTHPILSGTV